The following are from one region of the Rosettibacter firmus genome:
- a CDS encoding TolC family protein, with translation MFNFSFTGKQLLIFIIISTFNIYNAQENNRVIKLSLEKGIEIVLQHNPEIISASKEIDASVGRILQAGRLQNSELSIEVNEIPNIYEFGNAGELDINFNQPIEFFGKRSNRIQSAEIQKRIAELNYERIKKLITAQFKKVYYNGLLSNQIVESIEANINLLNDFLAQVTDRYQTGTSTYLDVIRAKVEIARLKNELFDARKNFQQVIAQLKILLGNENGTEFILTDSLNYNFSEINKDSIIEFYSSQSNFLKIAELQVLQNKSSLTIAQKNALPDFNFGLSFQNRQSDLYRKSNQYLGLNIGISLPMFYSSGVRGDIIEAEANLSISEIRYQYIKTRIMQNIKTALNNFLFAEEQLRLFDSSLLRDIEDELRAGITAYQNNQIDLLNLFDIYRTYRATKVEYSRTIYNTLVALVELETAGEKWNTDLNNLLNDAD, from the coding sequence ATGTTCAATTTTTCTTTTACAGGTAAGCAATTACTTATCTTTATTATCATATCGACATTTAATATTTATAATGCACAGGAAAATAACAGGGTTATAAAATTATCATTAGAAAAAGGAATTGAGATAGTTCTGCAACATAATCCAGAAATAATTTCTGCATCTAAAGAAATTGATGCTTCGGTGGGAAGAATTCTTCAGGCAGGAAGATTACAAAATTCAGAACTTTCAATTGAAGTGAACGAAATTCCCAATATTTATGAATTTGGAAATGCAGGAGAACTCGATATAAACTTTAATCAACCAATCGAATTCTTTGGAAAAAGAAGTAATAGAATTCAATCTGCAGAAATTCAAAAAAGAATTGCAGAATTAAATTATGAAAGAATTAAAAAACTAATTACTGCTCAATTTAAAAAAGTTTATTATAACGGACTCCTTTCAAATCAGATTGTTGAAAGCATCGAAGCAAATATAAATTTACTTAATGATTTTCTTGCACAGGTTACTGATCGTTATCAAACTGGTACAAGTACCTATCTGGATGTTATTCGTGCAAAGGTTGAAATAGCAAGATTAAAGAATGAACTTTTTGATGCAAGAAAAAATTTTCAACAAGTAATTGCACAATTAAAAATTCTTTTAGGGAATGAAAATGGAACAGAATTTATTTTGACTGATTCACTGAATTATAATTTTTCAGAAATAAACAAAGATAGCATAATTGAATTTTACTCTTCTCAGAGTAACTTTCTGAAAATTGCAGAACTTCAGGTACTTCAGAATAAATCATCGCTGACCATTGCTCAGAAAAATGCTTTACCTGATTTTAATTTTGGTTTGTCTTTTCAAAACAGACAATCCGATTTATACAGAAAATCCAATCAATATTTAGGCTTAAATATTGGTATCTCACTTCCAATGTTTTATTCAAGTGGAGTGCGTGGTGATATTATTGAAGCTGAGGCTAATCTTTCCATTTCTGAGATTCGTTATCAGTATATAAAAACAAGAATTATGCAGAACATAAAAACAGCATTAAATAATTTTTTATTTGCTGAAGAACAACTGAGATTGTTTGATTCTTCTCTTTTAAGAGATATTGAAGATGAACTTCGTGCTGGAATCACAGCGTATCAAAACAATCAGATTGACTTGCTTAATCTTTTTGATATTTACAGAACATATCGTGCAACCAAAGTTGAATATTCACGCACAATTTACAATACACTTGTTGCATTAGTCGAGCTTGAAACTGCAGGAGAAAAATGGAACACAGATTTAAATAATCTGCTTAACGATGCAGATTAA
- a CDS encoding efflux RND transporter periplasmic adaptor subunit, protein MNKKIILIYLITTALLLLSCSNQTDEQNENQNYPERNHTDVKNEIILTSHQLQHIDLKTAIVEVKEVDIPLILSGRIALNEALTAHITSRIKGRIEKVHALVSDRVSKGEVLLELYSQDFLAMQSEFIQAEERLKRIKENDPEYATAKSIYESAKKKLEVIGLNKEEIQNLADNHTPLTLLPVRAPFAGTLISGEARLGEFVDVGKDFFLLANLQNLWVLADVFEKDLPFISEGMIGEVIPSAYPNDSFKAKLTRIYDIVESTSRTIKARFEVSNTSNKLKPEMFVTVKVYSKLSGSNPKVSSSAIMKEKNGAYVFVALNDTTFQRREVSLGKETKEYCEVLTGLKAGEKVVTRGTFYLKSELAKETFLEEEE, encoded by the coding sequence ATGAATAAAAAAATAATTCTCATTTACTTAATAACAACAGCTTTATTATTACTTAGTTGTAGCAATCAAACAGATGAACAAAATGAAAATCAGAATTATCCCGAAAGAAATCACACAGATGTAAAAAATGAAATTATTCTCACTTCTCATCAGCTTCAACACATTGATTTAAAAACAGCGATTGTTGAAGTAAAAGAAGTTGATATCCCGCTAATTCTTTCAGGTAGGATTGCTTTGAATGAAGCATTAACAGCTCATATCACTTCTCGTATAAAAGGTAGAATTGAAAAAGTTCACGCTCTGGTTTCAGATCGTGTAAGCAAAGGTGAAGTTTTGCTTGAACTTTACAGTCAGGATTTTCTTGCAATGCAATCAGAATTTATTCAAGCAGAAGAGAGATTAAAGAGGATAAAAGAAAACGATCCTGAATATGCAACAGCAAAATCTATTTATGAATCAGCAAAAAAGAAACTTGAAGTTATTGGACTGAATAAAGAAGAGATTCAGAATCTTGCAGATAACCATACTCCATTGACTTTGCTTCCTGTTCGTGCACCTTTTGCTGGAACTTTAATAAGTGGAGAAGCTCGACTTGGAGAATTTGTTGATGTTGGTAAGGATTTTTTCCTTCTTGCAAATCTTCAGAATCTTTGGGTTCTTGCAGATGTATTTGAGAAAGACCTTCCATTTATCAGTGAAGGAATGATAGGCGAAGTAATTCCTTCTGCATATCCAAATGATTCATTCAAAGCTAAGCTTACAAGAATTTATGATATAGTTGAATCAACTTCCCGAACAATCAAAGCAAGATTTGAAGTATCTAATACTTCTAACAAACTAAAGCCCGAAATGTTTGTCACAGTCAAAGTCTATTCAAAACTTAGTGGATCAAATCCAAAAGTTTCTTCTTCTGCTATTATGAAAGAAAAAAATGGTGCTTATGTTTTTGTTGCATTAAATGATACAACATTTCAGAGAAGAGAAGTCAGTTTAGGCAAAGAGACAAAAGAATATTGTGAAGTTCTTACCGGACTAAAAGCAGGTGAAAAAGTTGTTACGAGAGGAACATTCTATCTTAAATCCGAGCTTGCAAAAGAAACATTTCTAGAGGAGGAAGAATGA
- a CDS encoding efflux RND transporter permease subunit, producing MINKIILFAVRQRMFVLLGVIALIIGGIIAANRLPIDAVPDITTNQVQIFTVAPALAPQEIERLVSYPIEIAMQNLPDIEEVRSVSKFGLSVVTVIFKENVDTYFGRQLVFERLQEAKGDLPEGLEPELGPVTTGLGEIYQYQVVGEGYTPMELRSIQDWIISKQLAGIPGLAEVNTFGGELKQYQVQIDPQKLLKYNLSLRDVIEAVEKNNANAPGGYIEHKQEQYIVVGEGLAKTISDIENIIVKANDGIPIFVRDVAEVKEGAAIRQGAATLNGKTEIVAGMTMMLKGENARLVTERVKERMKEIEKNLPPGVRIVPFYDRTQLVEKTIHTVIRNLTEGGLLVIIILFLLLMNLRGGFIVASVIPLSMLFALIMMKLNGISGNLMSLGAIDFGIIVDGAVVLMENAIRKLHERQHSPGINEGVQQTLVGSFLEVGRPLVFGVLIIIIVYLPILSLQGTEGKMFKPMAYTVVFALIGALFLTLTYVPVASTFFFKNGRVSEKESPIIKFLKPRYHKTLLFALKHKIIVVVSAALIFIASLILFTRLGGEFIPTLDEGDILIELRRLPSISLTESIHTAQMLEAELKSIPEVISVVTKTGRPEIATDPMSIYQSDVYIKMLPREKWKTAKTKDEMIAKMTEVMNRIPGIGGGFSQPIEMRFNELIAGVRSDVGVKIFGEDLDTLARIANDVAELMQKIKGSADIRVQQTEGLPQLRIVVDRNKIARYGINIADVNILIETALAGTNVGKIYEGEKQFDLVVKLNQQSSNNIESIQNLLVPTTNNGTLVRLGDIADFMMIEGPAEISHSAGRRMIITECNVRERDLQSYVKELQSKIDKQIYLPVGYQIKYGGEFENLERATERLYIVVPIALGLIFILLFVSVNSIRQALIIFTGIPFAIVGGVVALWIRDIPFSISAGVGFIALFGVAVLNGVVMLTYYNTLIKEGMNIRDAVIKGSEIRLRPVITTALVASLGFIPMALSTSPGAEVQRPLATVVIGGLITSTLLTLVVLPTIFDWIEKRKEERDL from the coding sequence ATGATCAATAAAATAATTCTCTTCGCTGTACGCCAACGAATGTTTGTATTGCTCGGAGTTATTGCTCTCATAATCGGTGGAATAATCGCTGCCAATCGATTGCCTATTGACGCAGTTCCAGATATTACCACAAATCAGGTTCAGATATTTACTGTTGCGCCTGCATTGGCACCACAGGAAATTGAACGTCTTGTTTCATATCCTATTGAAATTGCTATGCAAAACCTCCCCGACATTGAAGAAGTTCGTTCAGTTTCAAAATTTGGTCTTTCTGTTGTAACAGTAATTTTTAAAGAAAATGTTGATACTTACTTTGGTAGACAATTAGTATTCGAACGGCTTCAGGAAGCAAAAGGAGATTTACCAGAAGGACTTGAACCGGAGCTTGGACCTGTAACAACAGGTCTTGGTGAAATTTATCAGTATCAGGTTGTCGGTGAAGGTTATACTCCAATGGAGCTTCGTTCAATTCAGGATTGGATAATTTCAAAACAACTCGCAGGAATACCGGGATTGGCAGAAGTTAATACTTTTGGCGGAGAGCTTAAACAATATCAGGTTCAAATAGATCCACAAAAACTTTTAAAATATAATCTTTCACTCCGTGATGTGATTGAAGCAGTTGAAAAAAACAATGCAAACGCTCCAGGTGGATACATCGAACATAAACAGGAACAATACATTGTAGTAGGTGAAGGTCTTGCAAAAACAATATCTGATATCGAAAACATTATTGTTAAAGCTAATGATGGAATTCCAATTTTTGTAAGAGATGTTGCTGAAGTAAAAGAAGGCGCAGCTATTCGTCAAGGTGCTGCAACTTTAAACGGTAAAACAGAAATTGTTGCTGGAATGACAATGATGCTTAAAGGCGAAAATGCTAGATTGGTTACAGAAAGAGTTAAAGAGCGTATGAAGGAAATTGAAAAAAATCTTCCACCCGGGGTTCGGATTGTTCCTTTTTATGATAGAACACAGTTAGTCGAAAAAACAATTCATACTGTAATAAGAAATCTTACTGAAGGTGGTTTACTGGTAATTATAATTCTATTCCTTCTACTAATGAATTTACGCGGTGGTTTTATTGTTGCTTCGGTAATTCCTTTATCAATGTTGTTTGCATTAATTATGATGAAACTTAATGGAATATCAGGTAATCTTATGTCACTTGGTGCAATTGATTTTGGAATTATAGTTGACGGTGCAGTTGTGTTGATGGAGAATGCAATTCGTAAACTTCACGAAAGACAACATTCGCCCGGAATTAATGAAGGTGTGCAACAAACTTTAGTTGGTTCATTTCTAGAAGTTGGAAGACCACTTGTATTTGGTGTCTTAATAATAATTATCGTATATCTTCCAATACTTTCTTTACAAGGAACAGAAGGAAAAATGTTCAAACCAATGGCATACACTGTTGTATTTGCACTCATTGGTGCTTTGTTTCTCACATTAACTTATGTCCCGGTTGCAAGTACTTTCTTTTTTAAGAATGGAAGAGTATCTGAGAAAGAAAGTCCAATTATAAAATTTTTGAAACCACGTTATCATAAAACACTTCTCTTTGCATTAAAGCATAAGATAATTGTTGTTGTGAGTGCGGCTTTAATTTTTATTGCATCACTAATTTTGTTTACAAGACTGGGCGGAGAATTTATCCCTACTCTCGATGAAGGTGATATACTTATTGAATTAAGACGGCTTCCAAGTATTTCACTTACTGAATCAATTCATACTGCACAAATGCTTGAAGCTGAATTAAAATCTATCCCAGAAGTAATAAGTGTTGTTACCAAAACTGGCAGACCGGAAATTGCAACCGATCCAATGAGTATTTATCAAAGTGATGTTTATATTAAGATGCTCCCAAGAGAGAAATGGAAAACAGCAAAAACAAAAGACGAAATGATTGCAAAAATGACTGAAGTGATGAATAGAATTCCCGGTATTGGTGGAGGATTTTCACAGCCGATTGAAATGCGCTTCAATGAATTAATTGCCGGTGTTCGTTCAGATGTGGGTGTAAAAATTTTTGGCGAGGATCTCGATACACTTGCACGTATTGCAAATGATGTCGCTGAATTAATGCAGAAAATCAAAGGTTCTGCAGATATTCGTGTTCAGCAGACAGAAGGACTTCCCCAGCTTCGAATAGTAGTTGACAGAAACAAAATTGCACGTTACGGAATCAATATTGCTGATGTAAATATATTGATTGAGACTGCACTTGCAGGCACAAATGTTGGAAAAATCTATGAAGGTGAAAAGCAATTTGACCTTGTTGTAAAATTGAATCAACAATCAAGTAATAATATTGAATCAATTCAAAATTTACTTGTTCCAACAACAAATAATGGTACACTGGTTCGTCTTGGAGATATTGCAGATTTTATGATGATCGAAGGTCCGGCAGAAATTTCTCACTCTGCGGGAAGAAGAATGATAATAACAGAATGCAATGTTCGCGAAAGAGATTTACAGAGTTATGTTAAAGAATTACAATCAAAAATTGATAAACAAATTTATCTTCCTGTTGGCTATCAAATTAAATATGGTGGTGAATTTGAAAATCTTGAAAGAGCTACTGAAAGATTATATATAGTTGTTCCTATAGCATTAGGATTAATATTTATTTTATTATTTGTTTCAGTTAATTCAATTAGACAGGCACTAATAATTTTTACCGGAATACCTTTTGCGATTGTTGGTGGTGTTGTTGCATTGTGGATAAGAGATATTCCTTTTTCAATTTCCGCCGGCGTTGGATTCATAGCGTTATTTGGTGTTGCAGTTCTTAATGGTGTTGTTATGCTAACTTATTATAACACACTGATTAAAGAAGGGATGAATATCAGAGATGCAGTTATTAAAGGTTCTGAAATTCGTTTACGTCCAGTAATAACTACAGCACTGGTTGCTTCTTTAGGATTTATTCCAATGGCTTTATCAACTTCTCCCGGTGCAGAAGTGCAAAGACCACTTGCCACAGTTGTAATCGGTGGTTTAATTACATCAACTTTATTAACTCTGGTTGTTTTACCAACAATATTTGATTGGATAGAAAAAAGAAAAGAAGAAAGGGATTTATGA
- a CDS encoding heavy metal translocating P-type ATPase: MKKYQLKNIDCASCAAKIEEGVAKLEQVKFVSVNFANSTMVIDTPDIETVKQKIKEIEPEVEVVETTEISDTIKKSSIKDELIEKRNELIKIFVTLLLLVAGLLFESNIHNTPYQFVEYLIFISAYLISGWGVLNGAFRSITKGKVFNEHFLMTIATLGALAIDEMPEAVAVMLFYVIGELFQDIAVNRSRKSIKALLEIKPDYANIKIDGNIQRVSPTEVHPGQIIVVKPGEKIPLDGVIIEGSSFVDTSALTGESVPRSVKENETVLAGMINKSGLLTIKVTKEFGESSISKILELVENASSKKAETEKFITTFARYYTPFVVFGALLLAVIPPLFFAGQTFTEWIYRALVVLVISCPCALVISIPLGYFGGIGGASRKGILVKGSNYLDALTKIKTVVFDKTGTLTKGEFKVNQIITANDFKKEDILKYAAYAEANSNHPIAKSILEAYNNKIQLSEISEVKEISGHGIEAKINGNEVLIGNDKLLHKENIEHNKCEVEGTVVHIAINKKYAGYIVISDSIKDEAVEAINELNNLKIKTIMLTGDNKSAAESYAKKLGIEEYYAELLPENKVEHIEKLLSTSHDGKVAFVGDGINDAPVIARADVGIAMGALGSDAAIETADIVLMTDSPMQVVHSIEVAKRTRKIVWQNITFAMGVKLFFILLGTFGIATMWEAVFGDMGVAIIAILNSMRIIKLPK, from the coding sequence ATGAAAAAATATCAATTAAAAAATATAGACTGCGCTTCCTGTGCTGCGAAGATTGAAGAAGGAGTTGCAAAACTTGAACAAGTTAAGTTCGTTTCTGTAAATTTTGCAAACTCAACTATGGTAATAGATACTCCAGACATTGAAACAGTAAAACAAAAAATAAAAGAAATTGAGCCAGAAGTTGAAGTTGTTGAAACTACAGAAATCTCTGACACTATTAAAAAGTCATCAATAAAAGATGAATTAATTGAAAAAAGAAATGAGTTAATAAAAATCTTTGTTACACTTCTACTTCTCGTTGCTGGACTTCTCTTTGAAAGTAATATTCATAATACTCCTTATCAATTTGTTGAATATTTAATTTTCATCTCTGCTTATTTAATTAGTGGATGGGGTGTATTGAATGGAGCTTTCAGAAGTATTACTAAAGGAAAAGTTTTTAATGAACATTTTCTAATGACAATTGCAACTCTTGGAGCACTGGCAATTGATGAAATGCCCGAAGCTGTAGCAGTTATGTTATTTTATGTCATTGGAGAATTATTTCAGGATATTGCTGTTAATCGTTCACGTAAATCGATTAAAGCATTATTAGAAATAAAACCAGACTATGCAAACATTAAAATTGATGGCAATATACAGAGGGTTTCACCAACAGAAGTTCATCCGGGACAAATAATTGTAGTGAAACCTGGAGAGAAAATACCACTCGATGGAGTTATTATTGAAGGAAGTTCTTTTGTTGATACTTCTGCATTAACTGGTGAATCTGTCCCCCGTTCAGTTAAAGAAAATGAAACGGTTCTGGCTGGAATGATAAACAAAAGTGGTCTACTTACAATTAAGGTAACAAAAGAATTTGGTGAATCTTCAATCTCAAAAATTCTTGAACTTGTAGAAAATGCAAGTAGCAAAAAAGCTGAAACAGAAAAATTCATAACAACATTTGCACGATACTACACACCTTTTGTAGTGTTTGGTGCTTTACTTCTTGCTGTAATTCCACCTTTGTTTTTTGCTGGACAAACTTTCACAGAGTGGATTTACAGAGCACTGGTAGTACTTGTAATTTCTTGTCCCTGTGCTTTAGTGATAAGCATTCCGCTCGGATATTTCGGCGGTATTGGTGGTGCTTCACGAAAAGGAATTCTTGTTAAAGGTTCTAATTATCTCGATGCTCTTACAAAAATTAAAACGGTTGTATTCGATAAAACCGGAACTTTAACGAAAGGTGAATTTAAAGTTAACCAGATCATTACTGCTAATGATTTCAAAAAAGAAGACATCTTAAAATATGCTGCTTATGCAGAAGCAAACTCAAATCATCCAATTGCAAAATCAATATTGGAGGCTTATAACAACAAAATTCAACTAAGCGAAATTTCTGAAGTAAAAGAAATTTCTGGTCACGGAATAGAAGCAAAAATAAATGGCAATGAAGTTTTAATTGGAAACGATAAACTTCTTCATAAAGAAAATATTGAGCATAATAAATGTGAAGTAGAAGGAACTGTTGTTCACATTGCGATAAATAAAAAATATGCGGGATATATTGTAATATCCGATTCAATAAAAGATGAAGCAGTTGAAGCAATCAATGAACTGAACAATTTAAAAATAAAAACAATCATGCTTACAGGCGATAACAAAAGTGCTGCTGAATCATATGCAAAAAAACTTGGAATAGAAGAATATTATGCTGAACTTCTGCCAGAAAATAAAGTTGAGCATATCGAAAAACTACTAAGCACTTCTCACGATGGAAAAGTTGCCTTTGTTGGCGACGGAATAAATGATGCACCAGTTATTGCCCGTGCTGATGTTGGCATTGCTATGGGTGCTCTTGGTTCTGATGCTGCCATTGAAACTGCAGACATTGTTCTTATGACCGATTCTCCTATGCAAGTTGTTCATTCAATAGAAGTTGCAAAAAGAACAAGAAAAATTGTTTGGCAAAATATTACATTTGCAATGGGAGTAAAATTATTCTTTATTCTTCTCGGTACTTTTGGAATTGCTACAATGTGGGAAGCAGTTTTTGGAGATATGGGTGTGGCAATAATTGCAATATTAAATTCAATGAGAATAATTAAACTCCCTAAATAA
- a CDS encoding ELWxxDGT repeat protein, whose translation MKRITKKYFLFLLFISIAHAQTPYMVKDINPGNTNSVSVGNIISINNNIFFTVTSLDGATNSLWKSDGTEAGTVMIKEFNFPGPMWLTNVNNTLFFSAPHPIYGVELWKSDGTETGTILVKDIDPRSNQSSNPMWLTNVNGILFFTAGDSYGRDLWKSDGTESGTFKVKDIDNLRGDPLNLTSVGNTLFFTAPDASHGRELWKSDGTETGTFMVKDIRPGNNGTEMYELTDVNGTLFFNANDVTVYGSELWKSDGTEAGTTIVKDISPGGQGSGPGLLTNVNGTLFFVTDGGLWKSDGTDSGTVLVKDVAPGWSPRFMNLTNVNGTLFFYASDGGSGAFGEELWKSDGTEAGTIMVKDIYSGFLGSRPQDNELINVNGTLFFTADDGVHGMELWKSDGTESGTILVGDIRPGNFGSEISSLTNANGTLFFRANDGITGYELWAVKSIVGVSKNISTQSFSLQQNYPNPFNPKTNIDFKISESGIVTLRIYNILGQEVATLVNEELKLGEYTINWNASGFSSGVYFYTLTFKGTNENFISTKKMVYLK comes from the coding sequence ATGAAGAGAATAACTAAAAAATATTTTCTCTTTTTATTATTTATTTCGATAGCACATGCACAAACACCTTATATGGTTAAAGATATTAATCCAGGTAACACTAATTCTGTTTCTGTGGGGAATATTATAAGTATAAATAATAATATTTTTTTTACAGTAACAAGCCTTGATGGGGCAACAAATAGTTTATGGAAAAGTGATGGGACAGAAGCTGGAACTGTAATGATAAAAGAATTTAATTTTCCTGGACCAATGTGGTTAACAAATGTTAATAATACTTTATTTTTTTCTGCACCACATCCCATTTATGGAGTGGAACTTTGGAAAAGCGATGGTACTGAAACGGGAACTATTCTGGTAAAAGATATTGATCCTCGATCAAATCAGAGTTCTAACCCAATGTGGCTAACAAATGTTAATGGTATCTTATTTTTTACTGCTGGTGATTCTTATGGAAGAGATTTATGGAAAAGTGATGGTACTGAATCCGGAACATTTAAAGTAAAAGATATCGATAATTTAAGAGGAGATCCATTAAATTTAACTTCTGTTGGCAACACATTATTTTTTACTGCACCTGATGCTTCTCATGGAAGGGAACTCTGGAAAAGCGATGGTACTGAAACTGGAACATTTATGGTTAAAGATATCAGACCGGGAAACAATGGAACAGAGATGTATGAACTAACTGATGTAAATGGAACTCTTTTTTTTAATGCAAATGATGTAACTGTTTATGGTTCTGAATTATGGAAGAGTGATGGAACAGAAGCTGGAACAACAATAGTTAAAGATATTAGTCCTGGTGGGCAAGGTTCTGGTCCTGGCTTGTTAACTAATGTAAATGGTACTTTATTTTTCGTCACTGATGGTGGATTATGGAAGAGCGATGGTACAGATAGCGGAACTGTTTTAGTTAAGGATGTTGCACCTGGATGGTCTCCCAGATTTATGAATTTAACCAATGTTAATGGTACTTTATTTTTCTATGCATCAGATGGTGGAAGCGGAGCTTTTGGTGAGGAATTGTGGAAAAGTGATGGAACTGAAGCGGGAACTATAATGGTGAAAGATATTTATTCTGGCTTCTTAGGATCAAGACCGCAGGATAATGAGTTAATTAATGTAAATGGAACTCTATTTTTTACTGCTGATGATGGTGTTCATGGTATGGAATTATGGAAGAGTGATGGAACAGAATCAGGTACAATTTTAGTTGGTGATATAAGACCTGGGAATTTTGGGTCAGAAATTTCATCATTAACGAATGCTAATGGAACTTTATTTTTCAGAGCAAATGATGGCATAACGGGTTATGAACTATGGGCAGTAAAAAGTATAGTTGGCGTTTCTAAAAATATTTCTACTCAATCTTTTTCACTCCAACAGAATTATCCTAATCCATTTAATCCCAAAACAAATATCGATTTTAAGATTTCTGAGTCAGGAATAGTAACTTTAAGAATTTATAATATACTTGGTCAGGAGGTGGCGACACTTGTAAATGAAGAATTAAAACTAGGAGAATATACAATAAACTGGAATGCAAGCGGTTTTTCCAGTGGTGTTTACTTTTACACTCTAACTTTTAAAGGTACTAATGAAAATTTTATTTCAACTAAGAAGATGGTTTACTTAAAGTAA
- a CDS encoding response regulator transcription factor produces MEEIKVVIVEDNDEIRDGLAYLINSSQGFVCLAKYSNGEDFLKDFLQEKNNKNYVLPDVILMDINLPGISGIDCIRKIKETKNSIQIMMLTIYEDYDTIYKSLKAGATGYILKKTATTELLNAIKDIYNGGSPMSSQIARKVVLSFQEQKTSKETQNLTPREQEILNYLAMGYRYKEIAALLFISVETVRTHIRNIYEKLHVNSRTEAILKAYPR; encoded by the coding sequence ATGGAAGAAATTAAAGTAGTTATTGTAGAAGATAATGATGAAATCCGTGATGGGTTAGCATATTTAATAAATTCTTCACAAGGCTTTGTATGTCTGGCCAAATATTCGAATGGTGAAGATTTTTTAAAAGATTTTTTACAAGAAAAGAATAATAAAAATTATGTATTACCGGATGTAATTTTAATGGATATAAATCTTCCTGGTATATCTGGAATTGATTGCATAAGAAAAATAAAGGAAACGAAAAACTCAATACAAATAATGATGTTAACGATTTATGAAGATTATGATACAATATATAAATCATTAAAAGCTGGAGCTACTGGTTATATTCTAAAAAAAACTGCTACAACAGAATTGCTAAATGCAATAAAAGATATTTATAATGGTGGCTCTCCAATGAGCAGCCAGATTGCAAGAAAAGTAGTCCTTTCATTTCAAGAACAAAAAACCTCTAAAGAAACTCAGAATCTTACTCCAAGAGAACAGGAAATTTTAAATTATCTTGCTATGGGTTATCGTTATAAAGAAATAGCAGCTTTACTTTTTATTAGTGTTGAAACTGTTCGTACTCATATAAGAAATATCTACGAAAAGTTGCATGTAAATTCCCGCACCGAAGCAATTCTTAAAGCTTACCCCCGATAA